Proteins encoded together in one Bradyrhizobium sp. CB82 window:
- the nikR gene encoding nickel-responsive transcriptional regulator NikR, whose product MQRVTITIGDDLLAEIDAAAQARGYQNRSEIIRDLARTGLQQTAGDTARTGPCVAGLVYVYDHAARDLSKRLVQEFHGHHDLALATLHVDLDDDNCMEMTRGSADEVKHFADHTIAERGVRYGRVVMIPTGEGKQARSRKHARKHG is encoded by the coding sequence ATGCAGCGGGTTACGATCACGATCGGGGACGATTTGCTGGCGGAGATCGATGCGGCGGCGCAGGCGCGCGGCTACCAGAACCGCTCGGAGATCATCCGCGATCTCGCCAGGACGGGGTTGCAGCAGACGGCGGGCGACACCGCGCGAACGGGTCCTTGCGTCGCCGGCCTCGTCTATGTTTACGACCACGCGGCGCGCGATCTCTCCAAGCGCCTGGTGCAGGAATTCCACGGCCATCACGACCTCGCGCTGGCGACGCTCCACGTCGATCTCGACGACGACAACTGCATGGAAATGACGCGGGGATCCGCCGACGAGGTCAAGCATTTCGCCGACCACACCATCGCCGAACGCGGCGTGCGCTACGGCCGCGTCGTGATGATTCCGACGGGCGAGGGCAAGCAAGCAAGGTCACGCAAGCATGCGCGTAAGCATGGGTAG
- the trpS gene encoding tryptophan--tRNA ligase, whose translation MLSPAQDKPIILTGDRPTGPLHLGHYAGSLRNRVALQRSHCQYVLIADSQALTDNADDPDKVKRNVIEVALDYLAVGVDPSETTICLQSALPALSELSLLYLNFVTVARLERNPTVKAEIQLRGFERDIPAGFLCYPVAQAADITAFRASVVPVGEDQAPMIEQTNEIVRRINRQVGRKLLPEAEAMIPTTGRLPGIDGRAKMSKSLGNSIALSASPDEIREAVRKMYTDPGHVRASDPGRVEGNVVFIYLDAFAEDRAEVDDLKARYRAGGLGDVKVKTRLEDILQALLAPIRERRHRLAQDQSHVLAELRKGTERAKQVTQATLDEIKSGLGLFVL comes from the coding sequence ATGCTTTCCCCTGCGCAAGACAAGCCGATCATCCTGACCGGTGATCGCCCCACCGGCCCGCTGCATCTCGGGCACTATGCGGGTTCGCTGCGAAACCGCGTCGCGCTGCAGCGGTCGCACTGCCAATACGTCCTCATCGCCGACAGCCAAGCGCTGACCGACAATGCGGATGATCCCGACAAGGTGAAGCGCAACGTCATCGAGGTCGCGCTGGACTATCTCGCCGTCGGCGTCGATCCTTCGGAGACGACGATCTGCCTGCAATCGGCGCTGCCGGCATTGTCGGAGCTGTCGCTGCTCTATCTGAACTTCGTCACCGTGGCGCGGCTGGAGCGCAACCCGACGGTCAAGGCGGAAATCCAGCTGCGCGGCTTCGAGCGCGATATCCCGGCCGGCTTCCTCTGCTATCCCGTCGCGCAAGCCGCGGATATCACCGCGTTCAGGGCGAGCGTCGTCCCCGTGGGCGAGGACCAGGCGCCGATGATCGAGCAGACCAATGAGATCGTGCGGCGGATCAACCGCCAGGTCGGACGAAAACTGCTGCCGGAAGCCGAAGCAATGATCCCGACCACGGGGCGACTTCCCGGTATCGATGGCCGGGCGAAGATGAGCAAGTCGCTGGGCAATAGCATCGCCCTGTCGGCGTCGCCGGATGAGATTCGCGAGGCCGTGCGCAAAATGTACACCGATCCCGGCCATGTCAGGGCCAGCGACCCCGGACGGGTCGAGGGCAATGTCGTCTTCATCTATCTCGATGCATTCGCCGAGGATCGGGCCGAGGTGGACGACCTGAAGGCGCGCTATCGGGCAGGGGGCCTCGGCGATGTCAAGGTCAAGACGCGCCTTGAGGACATCCTGCAAGCCTTGCTCGCGCCGATCCGGGAGCGCCGCCACCGGCTCGCGCAGGATCAATCCCATGTGCTTGCAGAGTTGCGCAAAGGAACCGAACGCGCGAAGCAGGTCACGCAGGCGACGCTGGATGAGATCAAGTCAGGCCTGGGGTTGTTCGTCCTCTGA